ACGCGCCGCCGCCCCGGATTCTGACGGACATTCCCGGCTTGGACGCCTCGGCGATCTGGAACAATCCACGGGCCAGAAAACATTTCGCCACCGCCCCGGACGGCTTCTGGGACTTCACCGAGGAATCGCGGCGGCTGGCCCTGATCGAGCCAGCAGTGCTGGCCCGAACGGCACGCCTGTTCGGCGCGGCCATCCATGCCCGGGAACTGGCGCGACTGATCCGCCGCGAAGAGGTCCTGGACGCGCGCCGGATTCTGGGAACGGAGCTCATCACCTATGCCCTGGAACGCGGCCGTTTCCAGCTCGGATCCTTGACCGAGGTCTTTGCCCACGGCCACGAGGACATGCCTCTTCCCCAACGCGTCCTGGCGCATGGACGCATGGCGCTTGAAAGCTGTTGGGCGCAATGGCCCCAGGCCCTGC
The Deltaproteobacteria bacterium genome window above contains:
- a CDS encoding sulfate adenylyltransferase yields the protein MHKDFFSHLIRDKPELFQAILAFNGLDDGRNAPPPRILTDIPGLDASAIWNNPRARKHFATAPDGFWDFTEESRRLALIEPAVLARTARLFGAAIHARELARLIRREEVLDARRILGTELITYALERGRFQLGSLTEVFAHGHEDMPLPQRVLAHGRMALESCWAQWPQALLRLWHPDQIPHDPDHDADFPGLDDPLLTTPELGRRIWFGFKKILLREVAPQWAPCFD